In Bradysia coprophila strain Holo2 unplaced genomic scaffold, BU_Bcop_v1 contig_24, whole genome shotgun sequence, one genomic interval encodes:
- the LOC119078084 gene encoding uncharacterized protein LOC119078084 has translation MSQIYLFTLHHRMSQSFSWCILRSFLILNLVSSSCFMQLNPMNPFQSKYSAGQANIGPPPSNNEKSSQQTYQPSAQLSQPVQSHVKNDFGDPKSGQNEKNLELQRMVQQLYMAQAQVQLEATEIRRAQSVASEAQKRLEEASNNVRVITTALRSAQETIATTAQHAQTAQLQLAAHDQLLFTARQKVDALSAQLVGLQAEVGISGDTANINLPALLDKLKEPLHPDDQPKPPPSLLNSVGSSAYTDNGSRSVKQYSPNWNDYKQYSFDQPKNVEKGFKNPATKLKRSNFDDQLDRLSNDYNPSEKIKSLLDWIHEENRKDLSIR, from the exons ATgtctcaaatttatttatttacattacaTCATAGGATGAGCCAATCGTTTTCCTGGTGCATTCTTCGTTCTT TTTTAATCTTAAACTTGGTGTCATCGTCATGTTTCATGCAACTCAATCCAATGAATCCATTTCAATCCAAGTACAGTGCCGGTCAAG CAAATATAGGACCACCACCctcaaataatgaaaaatcatctcAACAGACATATCAGCCTTCTGCACAGCTTTCGCAACCTGTTCAGTCTCAcgttaaaaatgatttcggtGATCCAAAGAGCGGTCAGAAtgagaaaaatttggaacttCAACGAATGGTGCAGCAATTATACATGGCTCAAGCACAG GTTCAGCTAGAAGCTACAGAAATACGTCGTGCTCAAAGTGTTGCAAGTGAGGCTCAAAAACGCTTAGAGGAAGCTTCCAATAACGTCCGTGTTATAACAACTGCACTTAGATCAGCTCAGGAAACCATAGCGACAACAGCCCAACACGCCCAGACCGCACAACTGCAACTTGCTGCCCACGATCAGTTGTTATTTACAGCTCGACAAAAG GTTGATGCACTTTCGGCTCAATTGGTTGGATTACAGGCTGAAGTTGGTATATCCGGTGATACAGCGAACATAAATCTTCCTGCTCTACTGGACAAACTCAAAGAGCCGTTGCATCCAGACGACCAGCCTAAGCCACCGCCATCACTACTCAATTCGGTCGGATCTTCAGCTTACACCGACAATGGAAGCCGCAGCGTCAAGCAATATTCACCGAATTGGAATGACTACAAACAGTATTCGTTCGATCAACCAAAGAATGTGGAGAAGGGCTTCAAGAATCCGGCTACAAAATTGAAACGATCAAATTTCGATGATCAACTGGATCGATTGAGTAACGACTATAATCCATCTGAAAAGATTAAATCGCTTCTGGATTGGATACATGAGGAGAATAGGAAAGATTTGTCCATACGATAA
- the LOC119078091 gene encoding uncharacterized protein LOC119078091, whose amino-acid sequence MKNFQIYFLVFLVVWYTNSSEYSVMAQNHLQKRSSRSNNYVQFATEVDNGGDGNNSGQSCNDNNKLTAGNSKQRASNIAQKAAQEAKAASDAQAVAGQQASHQVKAQLAEKALQAAKAAEAALAGKQSIVEQLEQEVREAEAVVQEEGASLQQAQANVNAAMQAAQQATTQLKTLTGAVQTAQANVGNSEQAAQGAQQALSEKNQLMEAAKNRVEQLLRQLSSARTDFANTKQAAYKASAAAHEAKVNAARNKRMSMYFRRMAGKHYNK is encoded by the exons atgaagaattttcaaatatattttctggTTTTCCTTG TGGTGTGGTATACGAACTCTTCCGAATACAGTGTGATGGCACAGAATCATCTGCAAAAACGTTCAAGCCGTTCGAATAACTACGTCCAGTTCGCTACTGAAGTGGATAATGGGGGCGACGGGAATAATTCCGGGCAGAGTTGCAACG ATAACAATAAACTAACAGCTGGCAACAGCAAACAAAGAGCTTCAAATATTGCTCAGAAGGCTGCCCAGGAAGCTAAAGCTGCCTCAGATGCACAAGCAGT TGCTGGACAGCAAGCTTCACATCAAGTCAAAGCGCAACTAGCTGAGAAAG CTTTACAGGCTGCCAAGGCAGCGGAAGCTGCCCTAGCTGGTAAACAATCGATCGTCGAACAACTCGAGCAAGAAGTCCGAGAAGCCGAGGCTGTCGTTCAGGAGGAAGGAGCCTCTTTACAACAGGCTCAAGCTAATGTCAACGCGGCAATGCAAGCCGCACAACAAGCAACAACGCAACTGAAAACTTTGACGGGAGCAGTACAAACCGCCCAGGCAAATGTGGGAAATTCGGAACAAGCAGCTCAGGGAGCGCAACAAGCTTTATCAGAAAAAAACCAATTGATGGAAGCAGCCAAAAATCGTGTGGAACAATTACTTCGACAGCTGAGTTCAGCGAGAACAGATTTCGCAAATACTAAACAGGCTGCTTATAAGGCATCAGCTGCAGCTCACGAAGCCAAG GTTAATGCTGCACGGAACAAACGGATGTCGATGTACTTTAGACGAATGGCAGGAAAGCATTACAATAAATGA